A section of the Saccopteryx leptura isolate mSacLep1 chromosome 6, mSacLep1_pri_phased_curated, whole genome shotgun sequence genome encodes:
- the CATSPER3 gene encoding cation channel sperm-associated protein 3: MIMTISLNAFLFALFTDYNIKYKLYRLHEVTDIFFVAMYSAEFYLKLYVDPINYWTDGYNLLDLMIIIILSIPYIFSKILGKHYSFRHITYGLQSLRILKLIRYSRGIRVDGWTDLQEQLDKRNLALSRAFTIIFILLASFIFLSMFVGVMIIHTEDSIKKFERELTAERNMTLLKAKQVIMKQQQEEFSRLLQAQENVDCRSFSELVLNFKKTLRHTDAMVLDDFGTSLPFIDVYLATLDNQDTTINKLQELYYEIVHVLNLMLEDLPQEQPHSSEKVDN; the protein is encoded by the exons GTCACGGATATCTTCTTTGTGGCTATGTATAGCGCTGAGTTCTACCTGAAGCTCTACGTGGACCCCATCAACTACTGGACAGATGGCTACAACCTGCTAGATTTGATGATCATCATCATTCTCTCCATCCCCTACATTTTCAGCAAGATTCTGGGCAAGCATTATTCCTTCCGCCACATTACTTATGGCTTGCAGTCCCTGCGCATCCTCAAGCTTATCCGCTATAGCCGTGGCATCCGG GTTGATGGCTGGACAGACCTACAGGAGCAGCTAGACAAACGGAATCTCGCTCTCAGTCGAGCATTCACCATCATCTTCATCTTGCTTGCCTCCTTTATCTTCCTAAGCATGTTCGTGGGTGTGATGATCATCCACACTGAG GACTCCATCAAAAAGTTTGAGCGGGAGCTGACGGCGGAGAGGAACATGACACTCCTGAAAGCAAAGCAGGTGATCatgaagcagcagcaggaggagttCAGCAGGCTGCTGCAGGCACAG GAAAATGTTGACTGCAGAAGTTTCAGTGAGCTGGTGCTAAACTTTAAGAAGACCCTGCGGCACACCGACGCCATGGTCTTGGATGATTTTGGCACTAGCCTACCCTTCATTGACGTCTACTTGGCCACTCTGGACAATCAGGACACTACAATCAACAA GCTTCAAGAGCTGTACTACGAGATTGTGCACGTGTTGAACCTGATGCTTGAAGACTTGCCCCAGGAGCAGCCCCACTCCTCAGAGAAGGTTGACAACTAG